A single genomic interval of Demequina sp. NBRC 110054 harbors:
- a CDS encoding PLP-dependent aminotransferase family protein translates to MTLQSTSDDSVESRARQYIDPASAEPLVHQVRRFLEQSLHDGRFRPNRPMPSSRHLAGVLGVSRNTVSAAYQELTALGLVESRPRSGLYPSATHAAPRPAKAPAHRPVSGDAAAPRRAQPGRVDWAARLTRPLDGELHHAAAHPDWTEYRYPFLPGQPDLSRFPARAWLRSLNDALAGPHLTASLRDSVDGDDELLVNAICREILPPRGMSVSPDEVIITAGAQQALSLLSDLLITDGTKVGVENPGYVDAWHILRNGGADLVPLELDAAGMIARREAISGLDMVYVTPSHQHPTSVTMSYQRRAALLRSAQAENALIIEDDFDSEVRFKGRPTPSLMSLDRTGRVIYVGTFSKFVAPGIRLGFVVADRALIAAMRERRRYVTKHPSGHLQRALGLFIESGEYHRQLREHRRHLGRKWEAVTEELDRHLPFDLGPVPAGGLSVWVKGPDEFDGTRATSLARERGVLVDAGERFYLADTQRRQIRVGFNTIALDDIPEGIALLGDAVRAQLAE, encoded by the coding sequence ATGACCCTGCAGTCCACCAGCGACGACTCCGTCGAGTCCCGCGCGCGGCAGTACATCGACCCTGCCAGCGCGGAGCCGCTCGTGCACCAGGTGCGGCGCTTTCTCGAACAGTCGCTTCATGACGGACGCTTCCGCCCCAACCGGCCGATGCCGTCGTCACGCCACCTCGCGGGCGTCCTCGGGGTCTCGCGCAACACCGTGAGCGCCGCCTATCAGGAGCTGACCGCGCTCGGGCTCGTCGAGTCTCGCCCACGCTCGGGCCTCTACCCTTCCGCCACGCACGCGGCCCCGCGCCCCGCGAAGGCGCCCGCGCATCGTCCCGTCAGTGGCGACGCCGCGGCTCCGCGGCGCGCTCAGCCGGGCCGCGTCGACTGGGCCGCGCGCCTCACGCGACCGCTGGACGGAGAGCTCCACCACGCCGCCGCGCACCCCGACTGGACCGAGTACCGGTACCCGTTCCTGCCGGGCCAGCCCGACCTCAGCCGCTTCCCCGCGCGAGCGTGGCTGAGGAGCCTCAACGATGCGCTCGCCGGACCGCACCTCACGGCGAGTCTGCGAGACTCCGTCGACGGCGACGACGAGCTGCTCGTCAATGCGATCTGTCGCGAGATCCTCCCGCCGCGAGGCATGTCGGTCTCCCCCGACGAGGTGATCATCACGGCCGGCGCGCAGCAGGCGCTGTCGCTGCTGTCCGACCTTCTCATCACGGACGGCACCAAGGTGGGCGTCGAGAACCCGGGCTACGTGGATGCCTGGCATATCCTGCGCAACGGCGGGGCCGACCTCGTACCGCTCGAGCTCGACGCGGCAGGCATGATCGCTCGGCGCGAGGCGATCTCCGGCCTCGACATGGTTTACGTGACTCCCAGCCATCAGCACCCGACCTCGGTGACGATGAGCTACCAGAGACGCGCCGCGCTGCTGCGCTCCGCGCAGGCGGAGAACGCGCTCATCATCGAGGACGACTTCGACTCCGAGGTCCGCTTCAAGGGCCGCCCGACGCCGAGCCTCATGTCCCTGGACCGCACGGGCCGCGTGATCTACGTAGGCACCTTCTCCAAGTTCGTCGCCCCCGGCATCCGCCTCGGCTTCGTGGTCGCGGACCGCGCGCTGATCGCAGCCATGCGCGAACGTCGGCGCTACGTCACCAAGCACCCCTCCGGCCACCTCCAGCGCGCGCTCGGGCTGTTCATCGAGTCCGGCGAGTACCACCGGCAGCTGCGCGAGCACCGCCGCCACCTGGGGCGCAAGTGGGAGGCCGTGACCGAGGAGCTGGACAGGCACCTCCCGTTCGACCTGGGCCCCGTGCCGGCGGGCGGGCTCAGCGTGTGGGTCAAGGGGCCCGACGAGTTCGACGGCACGCGCGCGACCTCGCTCGCCCGTGAGCGTGGAGTCCTCGTCGACGCCGGGGAGCGCTTCTACCTCGCGGACACCCAGCGCCGGCAGATCCGCGTGGGCTTCAACACCATCGCGCTCGACGACATCCCCGAGGGCATCGCGCTGCTCGGCGACGCGGTGCGCGCACAGCTGGCCGAGTAG
- a CDS encoding aspartate aminotransferase family protein: MPIPESAAGQEIYALDRAHVFHSWSAQKSLDPMVITGGEGSYLWDADGKRYLDFSSQLVYTNIGHQHPKVVKAIQDQAATLATIAPAHANDKRAMAAKLISDVAPEGMSKVFFTNGGAESIENAIRMARLHTGRTKVMSQYRSYHGSTHTAIQATGDPRRWPNEFVPAGTVHFFGPFLYRSAFHATTEQEECDRALEHLEQMIHFEGPSTIAAIILETVPGTSGIMPPPEGYLAGVRELCDRFGILLICDEVMAGFGRTGAWFAVDHYGITPDLITFAKGVNSGYVPLGGVVMRDEIAATWDHTPYPGGLTYSGHPLAAAAAVATIEAMHEEGVVENAARIGAEVFGPELRAMQERHPSIGEVRGLGVFWALDLVKNRETKEELAPYGGAAPVVTGVLAAAKKAGLLLFNQYHRIHIVPPCNVSDSEAREGLAILDEALEVADAAVHHPESALVG, from the coding sequence ATGCCCATCCCCGAAAGCGCGGCCGGTCAGGAGATCTACGCGCTCGACCGTGCCCACGTCTTCCACTCCTGGTCCGCGCAGAAGTCGCTCGACCCCATGGTCATCACCGGCGGTGAGGGCTCGTACCTGTGGGACGCCGACGGCAAGCGCTACCTCGACTTCTCGTCGCAGCTGGTCTACACGAACATCGGCCACCAGCACCCCAAGGTCGTCAAGGCGATCCAGGACCAGGCGGCCACCCTCGCCACGATCGCCCCGGCGCACGCGAACGACAAGCGCGCGATGGCGGCGAAGCTCATCTCGGACGTCGCCCCCGAGGGCATGAGCAAGGTGTTCTTCACCAACGGCGGCGCGGAGTCGATCGAGAACGCGATCCGCATGGCTCGGCTCCACACGGGTCGGACCAAGGTCATGTCGCAGTACCGCTCGTATCACGGCTCGACCCACACGGCGATCCAGGCCACGGGCGACCCCCGCCGCTGGCCCAACGAGTTCGTGCCCGCCGGCACCGTGCACTTCTTCGGGCCCTTCCTGTACCGCTCGGCCTTCCATGCGACCACCGAGCAGGAGGAGTGCGACCGCGCGCTCGAGCACCTCGAGCAGATGATCCACTTCGAGGGCCCGTCGACCATCGCCGCGATCATCCTCGAGACCGTCCCCGGCACGTCCGGCATCATGCCGCCGCCCGAGGGCTACCTCGCCGGCGTGCGCGAGCTGTGCGACCGCTTCGGCATCCTCCTCATCTGCGATGAGGTCATGGCCGGCTTCGGCCGCACCGGCGCCTGGTTCGCCGTGGACCACTACGGGATCACGCCCGACCTCATCACCTTCGCGAAGGGCGTCAACTCGGGCTACGTCCCGCTGGGCGGAGTGGTGATGCGCGACGAGATCGCCGCCACGTGGGACCATACGCCCTACCCGGGCGGGCTCACCTACTCGGGCCACCCCCTCGCGGCCGCGGCCGCGGTCGCGACGATCGAGGCGATGCACGAGGAAGGCGTCGTCGAGAACGCGGCCCGCATCGGCGCCGAGGTCTTCGGACCCGAGCTGCGCGCGATGCAGGAGCGCCACCCCTCGATCGGCGAGGTGCGCGGTCTCGGCGTCTTCTGGGCGCTCGACCTGGTCAAGAACCGCGAGACCAAGGAGGAGCTCGCGCCGTACGGCGGGGCGGCCCCCGTGGTCACCGGAGTCCTCGCCGCCGCCAAGAAGGCCGGACTGCTCCTGTTCAACCAGTACCACCGCATCCACATCGTCCCGCCGTGCAACGTCTCCGACTCCGAGGCGCGCGAGGGGCTCGCGATCCTCGACGAGGCGCTCGAGGTCGCCGACGCCGCAGTCCACCATCCCGAGTCGGCCCTGGTCGGCTGA
- a CDS encoding SDR family NAD(P)-dependent oxidoreductase, with the protein MTQRTAVVTGASSGIGEATARQLAADGWHVVLGARRVDRLEALAAEIGGTAHVLDVTDVASVEAFCDSIPEVSLLVANAGGAFGTTSMADADDDEWLRMYDVNVMGTVRTVRALLPKLIASGDGQIVTLGSIAALEPYPGGGGYNAAKHAVKALTRVLRLELKGQPVRISEIDPGLVETEFSMVRFEGDREKADKVYAGMTPLVAQDIAEAIAWVASRPSHVNIDSMLIMPRAQVSAQVVHREV; encoded by the coding sequence ATGACCCAGCGCACCGCAGTCGTCACCGGAGCCTCGAGCGGCATCGGCGAGGCCACCGCTCGCCAGCTCGCCGCCGACGGCTGGCACGTCGTCCTCGGCGCCCGCCGCGTCGACCGCCTCGAGGCCCTCGCGGCCGAGATCGGCGGCACCGCCCACGTGCTCGACGTCACCGATGTCGCCTCGGTCGAGGCGTTCTGCGACTCGATCCCCGAGGTCAGCCTGCTCGTCGCGAACGCGGGCGGCGCCTTCGGCACCACCTCGATGGCAGACGCGGACGACGACGAGTGGCTGCGCATGTACGACGTCAACGTCATGGGCACCGTGCGCACCGTCCGCGCGCTGCTGCCGAAGCTCATCGCCTCGGGCGACGGTCAGATCGTCACGCTCGGCTCGATCGCAGCCCTCGAGCCGTACCCCGGCGGCGGCGGCTACAACGCCGCGAAGCACGCGGTGAAGGCGCTCACGCGCGTCCTTCGCCTCGAGCTCAAGGGCCAGCCGGTCCGCATCTCCGAGATCGACCCCGGCCTCGTCGAGACCGAGTTCTCGATGGTGCGCTTCGAAGGCGACCGGGAGAAGGCGGACAAGGTCTACGCGGGCATGACTCCGCTCGTCGCCCAGGACATCGCCGAGGCGATCGCGTGGGTCGCGTCCCGCCCGAGCCACGTCAACATCGACTCGATGCTCATCATGCCGCGCGCGCAGGTCTCCGCGCAGGTCGTGCACCGCGAGGTGTAG
- a CDS encoding sulfite exporter TauE/SafE family protein — MTAAAWALAGAVVVLATVVQAATGMGFGIVAVPGLILAAPALGLGAVLTATIVVMVAVAWLERHALSRSALRLATLASVPGIAIGVVAAAAMPERIAQVAIGGVIVAASVVSLLAPVVPVTRRGIAVGGALAGVLTPIAALPGPPMAIAYRPDDAGQMRSTLSAFFAVASLVSLAFLAGPAAADGTLRSLAADAGRGLALSPAIALGAMISIPVTRRIPLRAVRMGAILLSLAAGAMLAARALLT, encoded by the coding sequence GTGACCGCGGCAGCCTGGGCGCTCGCCGGCGCCGTCGTCGTGCTCGCCACCGTGGTGCAGGCCGCCACCGGGATGGGCTTCGGGATCGTCGCGGTGCCAGGGCTGATCCTCGCCGCGCCGGCACTCGGACTCGGCGCGGTGCTGACCGCCACGATCGTGGTGATGGTCGCCGTCGCGTGGCTCGAGCGGCACGCGCTGAGCAGATCCGCGCTGCGGCTCGCAACGCTCGCCTCGGTGCCGGGAATCGCGATCGGAGTCGTCGCGGCGGCGGCGATGCCGGAGAGGATCGCCCAGGTGGCCATCGGCGGGGTGATCGTCGCCGCCTCCGTCGTCTCGCTGCTTGCACCCGTCGTCCCTGTGACCCGACGAGGCATCGCGGTGGGCGGCGCCCTCGCGGGGGTGCTCACCCCCATCGCCGCGCTCCCCGGTCCGCCGATGGCGATCGCCTACCGCCCCGACGATGCGGGCCAGATGCGGTCCACCCTGTCGGCATTCTTCGCAGTGGCCTCGCTCGTCTCATTGGCCTTCCTGGCCGGGCCAGCGGCAGCCGACGGCACGCTCCGATCGCTCGCGGCCGACGCGGGCCGTGGCCTCGCACTTTCGCCCGCGATCGCTCTCGGGGCTATGATCTCGATTCCAGTAACGAGAAGGATCCCGCTGAGAGCGGTCCGCATGGGCGCGATCCTCCTCTCTCTCGCTGCCGGAGCGATGCTGGCGGCGAGGGCCCTTCTGACGTGA
- a CDS encoding MFS transporter → MGMKKSAAGGAVGLLVATEVGSGLLQGWYGPLLTDIGEKYDASAASLNLVAVAYLLSSVVFVPLLTKLGDKHGHKKLLLVAVAITALGSFMVTFAPSFGVLLLGRVLQGALVAFLPLEFAIVRQRSPEKVDRSIGALIASLAIGAVVGAVGAGILVTAAGLSVALAVPGVYFVVCFVLIAMFVPETETSGSGSIDWAGIGLLGLGVASVLGGISLGGQVGWASPLIGGLIALGLAALAAFVVVERRVAEPFIDFEVLLRGGIGLPIVIGLVFSSQSLGAASLSALYVRVDPEVYGFGLGLGASQAGLLLSGMALAGFLGSLFGARVVERVGYRPTMVAGSLFSGAGYLMMILVPGSVGLFAVWLIFGGIGIGVMTAVLPAIVVKRAKPDAVAVVSGLYNTLRTAMGAAAGAAFTAVMAANLVEGTGTGEAAGVTSFTGYAVVWGCAVVLSLVAVALVLRLPRDTPAAKEQNEPEERELSEVGAAENA, encoded by the coding sequence ATGGGAATGAAGAAATCCGCAGCCGGAGGCGCCGTCGGGCTCCTCGTCGCTACCGAGGTCGGAAGCGGCCTCCTGCAGGGCTGGTACGGGCCGCTGCTGACCGACATCGGCGAGAAGTACGACGCGAGCGCCGCGTCGCTCAACCTCGTCGCCGTCGCCTATCTGCTCTCGTCCGTCGTGTTCGTCCCGCTGCTCACGAAGCTCGGTGACAAGCACGGCCACAAGAAGCTGCTGCTCGTCGCGGTCGCGATCACGGCGCTCGGCTCCTTCATGGTGACGTTCGCTCCGAGCTTCGGGGTGCTGCTGCTCGGGCGAGTGCTCCAGGGCGCGCTCGTCGCCTTCCTGCCGCTCGAGTTCGCGATCGTGCGCCAGCGCTCACCGGAGAAGGTCGACCGCAGCATCGGGGCGCTCATCGCCTCGCTCGCGATCGGCGCGGTCGTCGGTGCGGTCGGCGCAGGCATCCTCGTCACCGCCGCTGGCCTCTCCGTCGCCCTCGCGGTCCCCGGCGTCTACTTCGTGGTGTGCTTCGTCCTCATCGCGATGTTCGTGCCCGAGACCGAGACCTCGGGATCCGGCAGCATCGACTGGGCCGGGATCGGCCTGCTCGGCCTGGGAGTCGCCTCCGTCCTCGGCGGCATCTCGCTCGGCGGCCAGGTCGGCTGGGCCAGCCCGCTCATCGGGGGCCTCATCGCGCTCGGCCTCGCCGCCCTCGCGGCCTTCGTCGTGGTCGAGCGCCGCGTCGCCGAGCCGTTCATCGACTTCGAGGTCCTGCTGCGCGGAGGCATCGGGCTGCCGATCGTCATCGGCCTGGTCTTCAGCTCGCAGTCGCTCGGCGCCGCCAGCCTCTCCGCGCTCTACGTCCGTGTCGACCCCGAGGTCTACGGCTTCGGGCTCGGGCTCGGCGCGAGCCAGGCTGGCCTCCTGCTGTCGGGAATGGCTCTCGCGGGCTTCCTCGGATCGCTGTTCGGCGCGCGCGTCGTCGAGCGCGTGGGCTACCGGCCCACGATGGTCGCGGGATCGCTGTTCTCCGGCGCCGGGTACCTCATGATGATCCTCGTGCCCGGCTCGGTCGGGCTGTTCGCCGTCTGGCTTATCTTCGGCGGCATCGGCATCGGCGTCATGACCGCGGTGCTTCCCGCGATCGTCGTGAAGCGCGCCAAGCCCGACGCTGTCGCCGTCGTCTCGGGCCTGTACAACACGCTGCGCACCGCGATGGGAGCCGCGGCCGGCGCGGCCTTCACTGCCGTCATGGCGGCCAACCTCGTCGAGGGCACCGGTACCGGCGAGGCCGCCGGCGTGACCTCGTTCACGGGCTACGCGGTGGTGTGGGGCTGCGCGGTCGTGCTGTCGCTCGTCGCCGTGGCGCTCGTGCTTCGCCTGCCGCGGGACACCCCCGCCGCGAAGGAGCAGAACGAGCCCGAGGAGCGCGAGCTCAGCGAGGTCGGTGCCGCAGAGAACGCCTGA
- a CDS encoding AI-2E family transporter gives MSSETTEPDLPPEVVAAARKDAATRPDASLPAWVDGLIWSVLWKIVAVGLVVAAGMWALGQLSHFLGLLFIALFFALAMIPGVEALTSRFGIRRGAAVGIIYLAAVILVGFLVAVLIPGIVRFANEVGAAAAGWFAHLNTWWEDMFGTELIDQTGAADGTSAIANVMQNWASGALGALSSGLGIVFDLMTVAMFAFYFAADWPRVMRALMSRMPPHRQRVFKWVAVTSIEQTGGYFYSRLLLASVCGGLGFVAMLVVGLDLVYALPMAFFMGFVSTFIPFIGTYLGAALPILIVLAVEGIGNAIGLLVWVLIYQQIENYLLSPKLSSKTMELNGAVAFGGAIAGGALAGPMGAFMALPIAALITAIIKNTGRTYAVIDEEPDEPEEIEPAPEPDAGQDDGESKGLAKRLQFWNR, from the coding sequence ACCGAGCCCGATCTCCCACCCGAGGTCGTCGCCGCAGCCCGCAAGGACGCCGCGACGCGGCCCGACGCCTCTCTGCCCGCCTGGGTCGACGGCCTGATCTGGTCGGTGCTGTGGAAGATCGTGGCCGTCGGCCTCGTGGTCGCCGCCGGCATGTGGGCGCTCGGCCAGCTGTCCCACTTCCTCGGCCTGCTGTTCATCGCGCTGTTCTTCGCGCTCGCGATGATCCCGGGCGTCGAGGCGCTCACGTCACGCTTCGGGATCCGCCGCGGCGCCGCCGTCGGCATCATCTATCTGGCCGCCGTGATCCTCGTGGGATTCCTGGTCGCCGTCCTTATCCCCGGCATCGTCCGCTTCGCGAACGAGGTGGGCGCGGCGGCAGCGGGGTGGTTCGCTCACCTGAACACCTGGTGGGAGGACATGTTCGGCACCGAGCTGATCGATCAGACCGGCGCTGCCGACGGGACGAGCGCGATCGCCAACGTCATGCAGAACTGGGCCTCGGGCGCCCTCGGCGCGCTGTCGTCGGGGCTCGGCATCGTGTTCGACCTCATGACGGTCGCGATGTTCGCCTTCTACTTCGCGGCCGACTGGCCGCGCGTGATGCGCGCCCTCATGTCGCGGATGCCCCCGCACCGCCAGCGCGTGTTCAAGTGGGTCGCGGTCACCTCGATCGAGCAGACCGGCGGCTACTTCTACTCGCGGCTGCTGCTCGCCTCGGTGTGCGGCGGGCTCGGCTTCGTCGCGATGCTCGTCGTGGGCCTCGATCTCGTGTACGCCCTCCCGATGGCGTTCTTCATGGGCTTCGTGTCGACGTTCATCCCGTTCATCGGCACGTACCTCGGTGCGGCGCTGCCGATCCTCATCGTGCTCGCCGTCGAGGGCATCGGCAACGCGATCGGCCTGCTCGTGTGGGTCCTCATCTACCAGCAGATCGAGAACTACCTGCTGAGCCCCAAGCTGTCGTCCAAGACCATGGAGCTCAACGGCGCCGTCGCCTTCGGAGGCGCGATCGCCGGTGGCGCGCTCGCGGGCCCGATGGGCGCCTTCATGGCGCTCCCGATCGCGGCGCTCATCACCGCGATCATCAAGAACACGGGCCGCACCTACGCGGTGATCGACGAGGAGCCCGACGAGCCCGAGGAGATCGAGCCGGCCCCGGAGCCCGACGCGGGTCAGGACGACGGCGAGTCCAAGGGCCTCGCGAAGCGCCTGCAGTTCTGGAACCGCTGA
- a CDS encoding amidohydrolase, which translates to MTEAVTILTAKLVRTMDDAVPTGTAVAVRDGRILAVGTPEGLTQTYPGAEVDDRYGDRVLMPGFVEAHAHMGGLDTPYFVGYFPRTAPDGTPLPGAQSFQGVLDSLKAWDAELPEGTPLMANGFDSLFFPGETLDRHVLDSVSTSRRILVVHASGHVATANSAMLDAAGYGAETDTHGVVKGDDGLPTGELQELAAMMPVVGLAGLDLSKGFTTEKGMYNYAADARNHGCTTATDLASFDTVRPGGMDLLADVTGRDDFSLRLVPATFGAVAKSAEEAEQLAALVASLQGLATDKLHLGSVKLMLDGSIQQYTAKLQEPGYVCGHDHSIWNTDRETFRAQVSAFHKAGLKIHVHCNGDEATEVFLDVMESVLAESPRWNHRHSVEHSQLTTRAQYKRMAELGMCANIFSNHIWYWGDQHIDLTVGTDRVQRMNAARTAIDSGVTIGLHSDSGVTPLDPLASASYAAERRTPTGRSWGDAERISIKEALEAITIGPAYLLKLDHKVGSIVPGKFADFAVLDRDPMEVAEPKELRDITVLGTVLGGAHFPTPVAENATA; encoded by the coding sequence ATGACCGAAGCCGTCACCATCCTCACCGCGAAGCTGGTCCGCACGATGGACGACGCGGTGCCCACCGGCACCGCCGTCGCGGTCCGAGACGGCCGCATCCTCGCCGTCGGGACGCCCGAGGGCCTCACGCAGACCTATCCGGGAGCCGAGGTGGACGACCGGTACGGCGACCGGGTGCTGATGCCCGGATTCGTCGAGGCGCACGCCCACATGGGAGGCCTCGACACCCCGTACTTCGTGGGCTACTTCCCCCGCACCGCACCCGACGGCACGCCGCTGCCCGGCGCCCAGAGCTTCCAGGGCGTGCTCGACTCCCTCAAGGCGTGGGACGCCGAGCTGCCCGAGGGGACCCCGCTCATGGCCAACGGCTTCGACTCCCTCTTCTTCCCCGGCGAGACGCTCGACCGCCACGTGCTCGACTCCGTGAGCACGAGCCGCCGCATCCTCGTGGTCCACGCGAGCGGCCACGTCGCGACCGCCAACAGCGCGATGCTCGACGCCGCCGGCTACGGCGCGGAGACCGACACTCACGGCGTCGTCAAGGGCGACGACGGGCTTCCCACGGGCGAGCTCCAGGAGCTGGCCGCGATGATGCCCGTCGTCGGCCTCGCGGGCCTCGACCTGAGCAAGGGCTTCACGACCGAGAAGGGCATGTACAACTACGCCGCGGACGCCCGCAACCACGGCTGTACCACCGCGACCGACCTCGCGAGCTTCGACACCGTCCGTCCCGGCGGCATGGATCTGCTGGCAGACGTGACCGGCCGCGACGACTTCTCCCTGCGCCTGGTCCCGGCCACCTTCGGGGCCGTCGCGAAGTCCGCTGAGGAGGCCGAGCAGCTCGCGGCGCTCGTGGCCTCGCTCCAGGGCCTGGCGACCGACAAGCTGCACCTCGGGTCGGTCAAGCTCATGCTCGACGGCTCGATCCAGCAGTACACCGCGAAGCTGCAGGAGCCCGGCTACGTGTGCGGCCACGACCACAGCATCTGGAACACCGACCGCGAGACCTTCCGCGCCCAGGTGAGCGCGTTCCACAAGGCCGGCCTCAAGATCCACGTGCACTGCAACGGCGACGAGGCCACCGAGGTCTTCCTCGACGTCATGGAGTCGGTGCTCGCGGAGAGCCCGCGCTGGAACCACCGCCACAGCGTCGAGCACAGCCAGCTCACCACTCGCGCGCAGTACAAGCGCATGGCCGAGCTGGGGATGTGCGCCAACATCTTCTCCAACCACATCTGGTACTGGGGCGACCAGCACATCGACCTCACCGTCGGCACCGACCGGGTGCAGCGCATGAACGCCGCGCGCACCGCTATCGACTCCGGCGTGACCATCGGCCTGCACTCCGACTCGGGCGTCACGCCGCTCGACCCGCTGGCCTCGGCGTCGTACGCGGCCGAGCGGCGGACGCCCACCGGCCGCTCGTGGGGCGACGCGGAGCGCATCTCGATCAAGGAGGCCCTCGAGGCCATCACGATCGGCCCGGCCTACCTGCTCAAGCTCGACCACAAGGTCGGCTCGATCGTTCCGGGCAAGTTCGCGGACTTCGCCGTGCTCGACCGCGACCCGATGGAGGTCGCCGAGCCCAAGGAGCTGCGCGACATCACCGTCCTCGGCACCGTCCTCGGCGGCGCCCACTTCCCGACCCCGGTCGCCGAGAACGCGACCGCCTGA